From the genome of Uranotaenia lowii strain MFRU-FL chromosome 1, ASM2978415v1, whole genome shotgun sequence, one region includes:
- the LOC129758071 gene encoding transcription factor Sp8-like, with amino-acid sequence MSFGSGSLRRIRLQRADVLIQGHFQCGPVQVWCLNRNLKGVKIEKGSYPFLSPLAYPTGTSAGGGGGSSGGFNLSGSASDASGAAASSAATVSAVAAAVAAAASASVSNSTSAALSGASNLFGSGSTIHSSSTQQHSSPSASSSAAAAAAAVAAAAAVQHHPHFSSLAAAAAASGGESHPHHTHPHHPPPPPSHHSHHPAHTVSGIPAALRMDCDYSKLFYAKPAADGKSSSLATSLSHLVDVT; translated from the exons ATGTCATTCGGAAGCGGTTCGCTTCGACGAATTCGACTTCAACGAGCAGATGTGCTGATTCAGGGACATTTCCAGTGCGGTCCAGTACAAGTGTGGTGTCTCAACAG AAACCTAAAAGgcgtcaaaattgaaaaaggaagCTATCCCTTTTTGAGCCCCCTCGCTTATCCTACGGGCACTAGCGCAGGTGGTGGAGGCGGTTCTTCCGGTGGGTTTAATCTCAGCGGCAGTGCAAGTGACGCGAGTGGTGCCGCCGCTTCCTCGGCGGCAACAGTTTCAGCAGTAGCTGCAGCGGTCGCTGCAGCTGCTTCTGCATCAGTTTCCAACTCAACAAGCGCCGCTCTAAGCGGTGCAAGCAACCTCTTCGGCAGCGGTTCCACAATTCACTCTTCATCGACGCAGCAGCACTCTTCGCCTTCGGCTTCCTCgtctgcagcagcagcagctgcgGCGGTGGCAGCAGCAGCTGCAGTGCAGCACCATCCGCACTTCTCGTCCCTGGCAGCGGCAGCGGCGGCCAGTGGAGGGGAGTCTCACCCGCATCATACGCATCCACATCACCCACCTCCACCGCCCTCACATCATTCCCATCATCCAGCGCATACCGTCAGTGGCATACCGGCGGCACTCAGGATGGACTGCGACTACTCCAAGCTGTTCTATGCCAAAC